A single genomic interval of Mycobacteriales bacterium harbors:
- a CDS encoding alpha/beta fold hydrolase yields the protein MASISPSVAAVLGRFTKAASPCDLEAGVALDLPGRGRTCVIDLAGPPGAPTLILVHALATTAALSWYPSMHVLAEHYRVIAFDQRWHGRGIRSETFSLEDCADDVVAVADALGVERFTVVGYSMGGAIAQLVWRRHRERVEGMVLAATARNFRGTAQERAWFRMTGLTMSRFGERARLGMERRASRLSDSPIALTADAAKVGPWAMAEFRSTSGWALFAALDAIGRFDSSAWIRRVDVPVSVIIADRDRAIPTRRQHSLAAAIPGAISYEFSGGHASLVLGATEFVPVLLEACGSVTRRIRQMPRQRPPAS from the coding sequence ATGGCAAGCATCTCGCCGAGCGTCGCCGCCGTGCTCGGCCGGTTCACCAAAGCAGCGAGCCCGTGTGATCTCGAAGCAGGCGTCGCGCTGGATCTCCCGGGTCGCGGCCGCACCTGCGTGATCGACCTCGCCGGCCCGCCGGGCGCACCGACGCTGATCCTGGTCCACGCCCTCGCCACCACCGCGGCGCTGTCCTGGTACCCGTCGATGCATGTGCTTGCCGAGCACTACCGGGTGATCGCGTTCGACCAGCGCTGGCACGGTCGTGGAATCCGCTCGGAGACGTTCTCGCTCGAAGACTGCGCCGACGACGTCGTCGCTGTCGCAGACGCGCTCGGCGTCGAACGATTCACGGTCGTCGGGTACTCGATGGGCGGTGCCATCGCACAGCTCGTGTGGCGCCGGCACCGCGAGCGGGTCGAGGGAATGGTGCTGGCGGCGACCGCCCGCAACTTCCGCGGCACCGCCCAGGAACGTGCCTGGTTCCGGATGACCGGCCTGACGATGTCGCGCTTCGGCGAACGCGCTCGCCTCGGGATGGAACGACGGGCGTCACGGCTGTCCGACAGCCCGATCGCGCTGACCGCCGACGCCGCCAAGGTCGGACCGTGGGCGATGGCCGAGTTCCGCAGCACGAGCGGCTGGGCACTGTTCGCGGCACTCGACGCGATCGGCCGGTTCGACTCGTCGGCCTGGATCCGGCGGGTGGACGTGCCGGTGAGCGTCATCATCGCCGACCGCGACCGCGCGATCCCCACCCGTCGCCAGCACAGCCTGGCCGCCGCCATCCCGGGCGCGATCAGCTACGAGTTCTCCGGCGGGCACGCCAGCCTGGTGCTGGGCGCGACCGAGTTCGTCCCCGTGCTGCTCGAGGCGTGTGGGTCGGTCACCCGGCGGATTCGGCAGATGCCTCGGCAGCGTCCGCCGGCTTCGTAG
- a CDS encoding wax ester/triacylglycerol synthase family O-acyltransferase — protein MQRMGGLDSAFLYFETPTMHMHVGGLMLVDPSEAPQPYSFEDYRAYIEARLPRVPQFRRKLATVPLNLGRPVWVEDADFDLDYHLHRTVVPAPGGDRETAAVAADVLSRQMDRSRPLWEMWILEGRADGLIGVVSKVHHSLIDGVTGANMMAELFDLERDATPAAAAADDWEPERKPSDVELVGRALADWAVRPARIVKLLPGTLMSVGRLANRRGRGGVAGMPAPFRAPRTSFNATITAHRSVAYTHVSLEDLKTIKNAFGVKINDVVMAVCSGALRTYLSARDELPERSLISAVPISVHERSDESSGTTRISIMFASLASDVEDPAERLRQIALTNEGAKEDHELVGANMLQDWAEHAAPNTFSLAARMYSSLRLANRHPVVHNLVISNVPGPPIPLYFNGGRLVELHPLGPVMDGAGLNVTVLSNMDAIGFGFIACRELMPDLWDLADAVPAAVTELLAAAEATKPADAAEASAESAG, from the coding sequence ATGCAGCGAATGGGCGGCCTGGACTCGGCGTTTCTGTACTTCGAGACGCCGACGATGCACATGCATGTCGGTGGACTCATGCTGGTCGACCCGTCCGAGGCGCCACAGCCGTACTCGTTCGAGGACTACCGCGCCTACATCGAGGCGAGGCTGCCGCGGGTGCCGCAGTTCCGCCGCAAGCTGGCCACCGTGCCGCTGAACCTCGGTCGGCCGGTGTGGGTCGAGGACGCCGACTTCGACCTCGATTACCACCTGCACCGCACGGTCGTGCCGGCGCCCGGAGGCGATCGGGAGACCGCCGCTGTCGCCGCCGACGTGCTCTCTCGCCAGATGGACCGCAGCCGCCCGCTGTGGGAGATGTGGATCCTCGAAGGCCGGGCCGACGGCCTGATCGGAGTCGTGTCGAAGGTTCACCATTCGCTCATCGACGGCGTCACGGGCGCGAACATGATGGCCGAGCTGTTCGACCTCGAACGTGATGCGACGCCCGCCGCCGCAGCCGCGGACGACTGGGAGCCGGAGCGCAAGCCGAGCGACGTGGAGCTCGTCGGTCGCGCGCTGGCCGACTGGGCGGTGCGCCCGGCGCGCATCGTGAAGCTGCTGCCGGGCACGCTCATGAGCGTCGGCCGGCTCGCCAACCGCCGGGGGAGAGGCGGCGTCGCCGGGATGCCGGCGCCGTTCCGTGCGCCGCGTACCTCCTTCAACGCGACCATCACCGCCCACCGCAGCGTCGCCTACACCCACGTGTCGCTCGAGGACCTCAAGACGATCAAGAACGCCTTCGGCGTGAAGATCAACGACGTCGTGATGGCCGTCTGCTCCGGCGCGCTGCGTACCTATCTGAGCGCGCGTGACGAGCTGCCGGAGCGTTCGCTGATCTCGGCGGTTCCCATCTCGGTGCACGAACGCAGTGACGAGTCGTCGGGTACGACGAGGATCTCGATCATGTTCGCCAGCCTCGCCAGCGACGTCGAGGACCCGGCCGAGCGGCTTCGCCAGATCGCGCTCACCAACGAAGGCGCGAAGGAAGACCACGAGCTGGTCGGCGCGAACATGTTGCAGGACTGGGCCGAGCACGCGGCACCGAACACGTTCTCGCTGGCGGCTCGGATGTACTCGAGTCTGCGGCTGGCCAACCGGCACCCGGTGGTTCACAACCTGGTGATCTCGAACGTCCCCGGCCCGCCGATCCCGCTCTACTTCAACGGCGGCCGGCTCGTCGAGCTGCACCCGCTGGGTCCGGTGATGGACGGCGCCGGCCTCAACGTGACGGTGCTGTCGAACATGGACGCGATCGGGTTCGGCTTCATCGCCTGCCGCGAGCTGATGCCTGACCTGTGGGACCTCGCCGATGCGGTCCCGGCTGCCGTGACGGAGCTGCTCGCGGCAGCGGAGGCTACGAAGCCGGCGGACGCTGCCGAGGCATCTGCCGAATCCGCCGGGTGA